In a genomic window of Pirellulales bacterium:
- a CDS encoding ClpX C4-type zinc finger protein, which yields MSKGTASGESKNTLYCSFCGKSQHEVRKLIA from the coding sequence ATGAGCAAAGGCACAGCCAGCGGAGAGTCAAAGAACACTCTCTACTGCTCGTTCTGTGGCAAGAGCCAACACGAGGTCCGCAAGCTTATTGC